A window from Azoarcus sp. DD4 encodes these proteins:
- a CDS encoding GTP-binding protein codes for MSAGVSRLPVTVLTGFLGAGKTTLLNHLLRESGRRYAVIVNEYGEIGIDGELVVGAEEEVLELNNGCICCKVRGDLIRVVSGLLKRRGRFDGILIETTGLADPAPVVQSFMADDEIRQAARVDGVVCVVDACHFLASLARTREAGVQLAHASTVVINKVEMADEATLAAVEAEIARLNPSATVLRSARGAVPVEALLDQGAYELPRLELPASPAPARPRYVAVPQGRHTDDLECVSMVLDRPLERSSFLGWLQRLVAERGEKLLRTKGIVALAGADRRFVFQGVHMMVDSDFDRPWRSEETRDSRLVFIGHGLDGVELRASLDACQVPWP; via the coding sequence ATGAGCGCGGGTGTGAGCCGGCTGCCGGTCACCGTCCTGACCGGCTTCCTGGGCGCGGGCAAGACCACGCTCCTCAATCACCTGCTGCGCGAGAGCGGCCGCCGCTACGCGGTGATCGTGAACGAATACGGCGAGATCGGCATCGACGGCGAGCTGGTGGTCGGTGCCGAGGAAGAGGTGCTGGAACTCAACAACGGCTGCATCTGCTGCAAGGTGCGCGGCGACCTGATCCGGGTGGTGAGCGGGCTGCTCAAGCGGCGCGGCCGCTTCGACGGCATCCTGATCGAGACCACCGGGCTGGCCGATCCGGCGCCGGTGGTGCAGTCCTTCATGGCCGATGACGAGATCCGCCAGGCGGCGCGGGTGGACGGCGTGGTCTGCGTGGTCGATGCCTGTCACTTCCTTGCCAGCCTGGCGCGCACCCGCGAGGCCGGGGTGCAGCTGGCGCATGCCAGCACGGTAGTGATCAACAAGGTCGAAATGGCGGACGAGGCGACGCTGGCCGCGGTCGAGGCCGAGATCGCGCGGCTGAATCCGAGCGCGACGGTGTTGCGCAGCGCTCGCGGCGCGGTGCCGGTGGAGGCACTGCTCGACCAGGGCGCCTACGAGCTGCCGCGGCTGGAACTGCCGGCCAGCCCCGCACCGGCCCGGCCGCGCTACGTGGCTGTGCCGCAGGGACGCCATACCGACGATCTGGAGTGCGTGTCGATGGTGCTGGACCGTCCGCTGGAGCGCAGCAGCTTCCTTGGCTGGTTGCAGCGCCTGGTCGCCGAGCGCGGCGAGAAGCTGCTGCGCACCAAGGGCATCGTGGCGCTGGCCGGTGCCGACCGCCGCTTCGTCTTCCAGGGTGTGCACATGATGGTCGACAGCGATTTCGACCGGCCGTGGCGCAGCGAGGAGACGCGCGACAGCCGGCTGGTCTTCATCGGCCATGGCCTGGATGGCGTCGAATTGCGCGCCAGCCTGGATGCCTGCCAGGTGCCCTGGCCATGA